A part of Haliotis asinina isolate JCU_RB_2024 chromosome 10, JCU_Hal_asi_v2, whole genome shotgun sequence genomic DNA contains:
- the LOC137297797 gene encoding complement C1q-like protein 3, translated as MMYYLLVLPMFVLAACAGNVPDLNKRENCIVSSLFNQIHQLERTVENLSTELRSMKSKQETMQSTLQDKDALLANITRSLATQVTDVAYSVSLQSDIQQIGEKPLTFDTVDYNKGNAYNKTTGMFTAPVSGTYVFWANVMIRSRTYMTIRIMKGSTMIARGYITNHVHGVASIVTTTYLGEGDQVWMDALIASSTIPLRGNKQSSYGGTLIRAQ; from the exons ATGATGTATTATCTGCTTGTGTTGCCGATGTTTGTTCTTGCTGCCTGTGCCGGCAACGTGCCTGATTTGAACAAAAGAGAGAACTGTATTGTGAGCAGTTTGTTCAATCAAATTCATCAGCTGGAACGGACTGTGGAAAATCTGTCAACAGAACTGAGGTCCATGAAATCAAAGCAGGAGACAATGCAATCCACCCTACAGGACAAGGACGCACTGCTCGCTAATATTACACGATCCCTTG CGACTCAAGTGACTGATGTGGCCTACAGCGTGTCTCTACAGTCAGACATCCAACAGATTGGTGAAAAACCTCTTACATTTGACACCGTCGATTACAACAAGGGCAATGCTTACAACAAGACCACTGGTATGTTCACAGCTCCCGTGTCTGGCACCTACGTCTTCTGGGCAAATGTGATGATAAGATCGCGTACTTACATGACCATTCGCATCATGAAAGGAAGCACGATGATTGCTCGTGGGTATATCACTAACCATGTACACGGTGTAGCATCCATCGTCACCACTACCTACTTGGGCGAAGGAGACCAGGTTTGGATGGATGCTCTAATCGCTTCGTCCACCATTCCTCTCCGCGGAAACAAACAATCAAGTTATGGCGGAACACTCATTCGTGCCCAATAA